A segment of the Bradyrhizobium sp. CCBAU 53340 genome:
GTGGCTGCAGGACCAGGAAATCGACCGCGAGCGGCAGGGGCAGCTCCGGGGCGACCGATGGCGCCGATATGGCGCTGAGCTGGATCAGCGCGCAGGTCGGACAATCGATATCCGCGAGTCCGTTATGGTTCGGACCTTGCGGCGCCGTGCTGTCCGACTGTGAGGTTTGCACTGCAAAGGCGAGCGCGGCGGACGGTGCGTGTACGTGGCCGAACGTCAGCATGAGCTGCAGCGTCAGCGCGATCAGCGCGAGACGACCACCAAACTGCCTGTTGGTTCGGAACCAGCGCATCGACCGCCTGTGATCCCCTTAGAGATTGACGCCCCCGGGCGCGTGCAGGCGATTAGCTTGGGCAGGCTTTTCGGTTGCTGTCAATCTCCGTCCCCAATTGCGCTCACGATTTGGCGCGCTTATTTGCGGGTTTGGCACGGAGTCCATGGTACAAAACGGCAAGGTCTTCGGAATGTCCGAGGTGGGCCCAAGAGCTGATGTCAGCAGCTTGATCGCTCGAAGTCAGTTCATCCCTTTGAGGCAGACATATGAGTCGGTATCATCGAGGGCCGTCAGAGGCACCAACCAAGAGCGGAAACTTTGAGAGCAAGGTTCTGACCAGAAATCCTTTGGTCGCCTGACGTTTATGCGCACTCCCCAAAGCAGAGGTCTTGTAACCCCAACGGCCCGAAAGGACAGCCCATGAGCATCAAAGCCGTCGTGTTCGACGCCTACGGGACGCTCTACGACATCCAGTCGGTCGCTGAGATCACCGAGGATGCGTTTCCGGGCTATGGCGAGATCATCACGCAGGTCTGGCGGATCAAGCAGCTCGAATACAGCTGGCTGCGCTCGCTGATGCGGCGCTACCAGGATTTTGCGGCCGTGACGCGCGACTCGCTGGCCTATACGCTGCGCGTGCTCGGGCTTGCCTATGAGACCGACGCATTCGAGCGCGTGATCGAGAAGTACCTGCATCTCGATCTCTATCCGGATGCGACCACCGCGCTCGCGGCCTTGAGGCCGCGAAAGCTTGCCATCCTGTCCAATGGCAGCCCGGACATGCTGAACGCGCTAGTGCGCAATTCCGGCCTCGATCGCCTGCTCGATGCCACCATCAGCGTCGATGCGAAGAAGGTCTTCAAGCCGAGCCCGGAGGCCTATAAGCTGATCGGCGAAGTGCTCGGCACTGCGCCTGAGGAGGTACTGTTCGTCTCCTCCAATCCTTGGGACGTCGCCGGCGCAAAATCATTTGGGCTCAACGTCGCCTGGATCGAGCGGGTGACGCCGGAGGCGATGGCGCTGGCTTGCGTCGAGAACGAACTCGTGGCACCGCTGACGATGTTCAGGGCGATCCGCACCCAGATGGACGAGCTCGGCCTTGCGCCGGATTATCGGGTTCGTTCGCTATCGGAGCTGCCCGCCGTTGCCGCCCGCCCGTAAGTCCTCGATGAGCCAACTGGAATGAGCCTGGAATCCGTTCGCGCCTTTTTCGCCGAGAAAGCCCCCGACATCTCTGTCATGGAATCCCCGATCAGCTCGGCGACCGTGACGCTGGCCGCCGAAGCCTATGGCGTCGAGCCCGGCATGATCGCCAAGACTCTGTCCTTGCGCGTCGGCGAGCGCGTGATCCTGATCGTCGCCGCCGGCACCTCGCGCATGGACAACAGGAAGGTGAAGGCGCAGTTCGGCGGCAAGCCGAAGATGCTGGGGCTGGAAGAGGTCGCCGACATCACCGGCCACGAGGTCGGCGGCGTCTGCCCGTTCGGGCTGAAATCGCCGCTGCCGGTCTATTGCGACATGTCGCTGAAGGCGTTCGAGGTCGTGGTGCCGGCCGCGGGGTCGACCCACAGCGCCGTCCGCATCACACCGGATCGGATGGCTGAGCTGACCTCGGCCGAATGGGTCGATGTCTGCGAGCACAAATCCTAGACGACGCTAGTCATCGTCGTCATAAGGCCGCGGCTGCACCTGTTGGGGCGGCGGCGCATTGTTATAGCGCGGCGCGGCATGGTTGCGGGGGACCTGCTGCTGCGGCGGCATCTGGTTGTTGGACTGGAACACCGCACGGCACCCGCTGGAGAGCTGCGGTGTGTTCTCTCGCAGACAGGCGGTGATGCGGCTCACATCCGGAATCTGGTCGCTGCACAGGCGCCAGACGTCGGGCGTGCAGGCCATCTGCTGCTCCATGGTTCCGCGATATTCTTCGGCGAATGCTGCGCTCTGCGCGGCGATGCCGCCGATCGCAAGCGCCACACCCAGCGCAATCCGCTCTGTTCGCATGATCGTGATCCTTCCCGAGTCGGGGGAATTCTTCTCAATCAATGAGGCGGGAGCCGGTTCTGAACCAACAACAAAATGTGAAAGCTCCTCTGGAACCTATTGAACCTGCCGATATTCTTGACCGCCGCAATCAGCCGCGCGCTGTCGGCCGCCACGACGTCCGAGAACGCCGGCGCATCCTGATCGGCGACGAGACTGCAGTCGTCATCGCGTCCTCCATATGATCGACACGGACAAGCCGTTCACGAAGCGTTAGCCATGTTCGCCCCGGCGCGGAACGCTTCCCTGCCCCCTCCGTTGGCCCACCAAGGAGTGCGCCATGGGACAACTCGCGACCATCGACGTCGCCCTGGACGAGATGCTGGTGAATCTTGCAGCGATCGTCCTGCGGCTATCAAAACCCGAAATCACGCGAACGCCGGAGGCGCGGCGCGCCCTGACGCAATCCGTGCATCAATATGCGGTGTGCGCGGCGCGCTCGACCGACCCGCGCGTACATGAGTTGAAGTCGCAGTTGGAGAAGACGCTCAAGCCGAGCCTGCGCATCGTCGCGATCGACGGGGTGATGGTGTCGTAGGCGGGTCCATGTCATTGCGAGGAGCTCGCGACAAAATTGCGGAGCAATTTTGCGCTGATGCGACGAAGCAATCCAGAATCCCTCCGCGGAGATATTCTGGATTGCTTCGCTGCGCTCGCAATGACGAGCCGACGGAGCCGTGCCCACCTTACCAATGCTACCCCGCCTTCCCGCCCTTCTTCGGCCGCCGCTTGCAGGTACCCGGCAACTTCGCTGCGAGAAAATCGCTGAGCGCTTCGACGCGCGCGGGGCGCGGGCCGCCGGGTGGAGTGACGAGGTGCACGGCGCCTTCGGCCTGCTTCCAGTCTTTCAGGATCACTTCGACGGCGCCGGAGGAGATGGCCTCGCCGACGATGAATTCGGGCAGCTCGGCGATGCCGAGGCCCGATAGCAGCGAGGGCATCACGGCTTCGCCATTGTTGACGCGGAGCTGGCCGCCGGGCCGAACGCTGGCCTGCTCACCGGCGGAATTGGTGTAGTGCCAGACATTGGGCGTCGAGAGATAGGCGTAAGCGAAGCATTTGTGCTCGGCCAGATGCATCGGATGCGTCGGCCGGCCGTGCTTCTTGAGATAGGACGGCGCCGCCACCGTGAAGCGCGGCATGGTGAAGAGCCGGCGCGCGATCAGCGAGGAATCCGGCAGCCGCGCGATCCGCACCGCCATGTCAAAACCTTCGCCGATCAGATCGACAGTCGCATCGCTCAAATGAAGATCGACCGAGACCTCCGGATAGGTCTCGAAAAACTCCGGCAGCAGCGGCGCCACCGCCTTGATCCCGAACGTCATGGGCACCGCGAGCCGCACCAGGCCGCGTGGCGCGACCGACTGCGCCAGTGCCTCGTTCTCGGCCGCTTCACCATCGGCGAGCAGGCGCGTGGCGCGATCGGCGAGCTTGTGGCCGGCGTCGGTCAGCGCGAGGCGGCGCGAGGTGCGGTTGAACAGCCGGGCGCCGAGACGCTCCTCCAGCCGCGTGACCGCCTTCGACACCGTCGCCTTGGACATCGCGAGCTCGCTCGCAGCTCCCGCAAACGACCGCAATTCCACGACTTTTGCGAAGATCGCGAGCGCCTCGAAGTCGGGGAGTTTGGCCATGGGTCGATCCGTAGGGTCACTTCAGGAAACAATGCGTTTCAACAGTTTCTATTTCTATACCACAGGCGGAGGCTTATCCAAGCGCCATCAACCAAGGAATGACGCAAATGATCGAACTCAGACCTTTCAACGAGCTTGGCGGCGCCGATCACGGCTGGCTGAAGGCAAA
Coding sequences within it:
- a CDS encoding haloacid dehalogenase type II, producing MSIKAVVFDAYGTLYDIQSVAEITEDAFPGYGEIITQVWRIKQLEYSWLRSLMRRYQDFAAVTRDSLAYTLRVLGLAYETDAFERVIEKYLHLDLYPDATTALAALRPRKLAILSNGSPDMLNALVRNSGLDRLLDATISVDAKKVFKPSPEAYKLIGEVLGTAPEEVLFVSSNPWDVAGAKSFGLNVAWIERVTPEAMALACVENELVAPLTMFRAIRTQMDELGLAPDYRVRSLSELPAVAARP
- a CDS encoding YbaK/EbsC family protein, which encodes MSLESVRAFFAEKAPDISVMESPISSATVTLAAEAYGVEPGMIAKTLSLRVGERVILIVAAGTSRMDNRKVKAQFGGKPKMLGLEEVADITGHEVGGVCPFGLKSPLPVYCDMSLKAFEVVVPAAGSTHSAVRITPDRMAELTSAEWVDVCEHKS
- a CDS encoding LysR family transcriptional regulator, whose product is MAKLPDFEALAIFAKVVELRSFAGAASELAMSKATVSKAVTRLEERLGARLFNRTSRRLALTDAGHKLADRATRLLADGEAAENEALAQSVAPRGLVRLAVPMTFGIKAVAPLLPEFFETYPEVSVDLHLSDATVDLIGEGFDMAVRIARLPDSSLIARRLFTMPRFTVAAPSYLKKHGRPTHPMHLAEHKCFAYAYLSTPNVWHYTNSAGEQASVRPGGQLRVNNGEAVMPSLLSGLGIAELPEFIVGEAISSGAVEVILKDWKQAEGAVHLVTPPGGPRPARVEALSDFLAAKLPGTCKRRPKKGGKAG